One window of Chloroflexus aggregans DSM 9485 genomic DNA carries:
- a CDS encoding NAD(P)/FAD-dependent oxidoreductase yields the protein MKSVAIVGAGMAGLAAARALATADFTPVVFEKSRGVGGRAATRRIGDIRFDHGAQYVKTPTQPLRDLIVATGDAVTIDRPVWVLTSTDQITPGDPSHADEEKWTWPSGITRLAKHLADGLTVQLETTVARIDVCDDDYRLTAADGRDLGCFAAVLLTAPAPQTVAILAAGDLPPQVATLCASLQTVRYRRSISITVAYPRRPAVPWYALVNADRQHSISWLACEHDKPGRAPAGCGVLIAQMSDTWATMHWDAVQKGTLMPTEPLPSPVSEVLTAIRHLVGDLGEPLWVNLQRWRYALPDMATPLTGIDRLVIAGDMVAGQGRVHLAIESGWRAANQIRALLTE from the coding sequence ATGAAGTCTGTTGCGATTGTCGGTGCCGGCATGGCCGGATTAGCAGCCGCCCGTGCATTGGCGACTGCCGACTTTACGCCGGTTGTGTTCGAGAAGAGTCGGGGCGTCGGTGGACGTGCTGCCACCCGCCGTATCGGCGATATACGTTTTGATCACGGCGCTCAATATGTGAAAACGCCTACCCAACCACTCCGCGACCTGATCGTCGCAACCGGCGACGCGGTGACAATCGATCGCCCGGTGTGGGTGTTGACTTCGACCGATCAGATTACGCCCGGTGACCCATCGCACGCCGATGAGGAAAAATGGACGTGGCCAAGCGGGATTACGCGCTTGGCGAAACACCTTGCCGATGGCCTGACCGTACAGTTGGAGACGACTGTTGCCCGTATTGATGTCTGCGACGATGACTACCGACTGACGGCTGCTGATGGCCGTGATCTTGGCTGCTTCGCGGCGGTCTTACTGACTGCCCCTGCACCTCAGACGGTCGCAATCCTTGCCGCCGGCGATCTACCGCCGCAGGTCGCTACCCTCTGCGCAAGTCTACAGACCGTTCGGTATCGGCGTTCGATCAGCATCACCGTGGCCTATCCCCGTCGCCCAGCCGTACCATGGTATGCACTGGTCAATGCTGATCGCCAACACTCGATCAGTTGGTTGGCATGTGAACACGACAAACCGGGCCGCGCCCCCGCCGGTTGCGGTGTCTTGATCGCCCAAATGAGCGATACTTGGGCGACGATGCACTGGGATGCGGTGCAGAAGGGTACGCTGATGCCGACCGAACCGCTACCATCGCCTGTCAGTGAGGTGCTCACTGCCATCCGGCATCTCGTCGGTGATCTCGGCGAACCGTTGTGGGTGAACCTGCAACGTTGGCGTTACGCCCTTCCCGATATGGCCACCCCACTGACCGGTATTGATCGACTCGTCATCGCCGGCGACATGGTTGCCGGACAGGGAAGGGTTCATCTGGCGATTGAAAGTGGTTGGCGTGCCGCCAATCAGATCCGCGCATTGCTGACGGAGTAG
- a CDS encoding M16 family metallopeptidase, with translation MPYLHTTRNGIRILVEELPHTHSIAIGCFIDIGARYETAEIAGAAHFIEHMLFKGTGAYPTAHAISLAIEGVGGYLNASTGYETTAFYAKVAAIHFNRALHVLSEMVQRPLFEAHELEKERRVIIEEIRGIQDNPTELVHELLQQTMWGDHPFGRDIAGRIDTVSAIARHELLQFFAQGYHAGTLVISVAGNIRAEQAIPAIEQAFADVPAGQRPIALPAPSLPIEHRLNLLPRDIEQGNFCLGLPGVSYHDPDRRAVQALDALLGGGMSSRLFQTIREEHGLSYNIGSYHNEFADTGMWVIYAGVEPDALRDAVAMTRAIIRDVVEHGPTDQELTTVKEQLKGSLLLSLEDTWAIASRNATSLLRYQTVPSVEQIIAEIDALTLADLQRAAHRLLSTNQQWLAVVGPYAEDDEADLQALLEE, from the coding sequence ATGCCATACTTGCACACAACTCGTAACGGCATTCGTATTTTAGTCGAGGAATTACCCCATACGCACTCAATAGCGATTGGCTGTTTTATCGACATCGGTGCGCGCTATGAAACAGCCGAGATTGCCGGTGCGGCTCATTTTATCGAACATATGCTGTTTAAAGGCACCGGCGCCTACCCAACTGCCCACGCGATCTCGCTGGCAATTGAAGGGGTGGGTGGTTATTTGAACGCCTCTACCGGCTATGAGACCACGGCATTTTATGCGAAGGTTGCTGCTATTCACTTCAACCGTGCATTGCATGTGTTGAGCGAAATGGTACAACGACCGCTGTTTGAAGCTCATGAACTGGAAAAAGAACGACGGGTCATCATCGAAGAGATCCGTGGGATTCAAGATAACCCTACCGAACTCGTGCATGAGTTGTTGCAACAGACGATGTGGGGCGATCACCCGTTTGGTCGCGATATTGCCGGGCGAATCGATACCGTTAGTGCAATTGCTCGCCACGAGCTGTTACAGTTTTTTGCCCAAGGCTATCATGCCGGTACGCTGGTGATCTCGGTTGCCGGTAATATCAGGGCCGAACAGGCGATCCCGGCTATCGAGCAAGCATTTGCCGATGTACCGGCCGGTCAGCGCCCAATTGCCCTCCCTGCACCTTCCTTACCCATCGAACACCGCCTCAATCTCTTGCCACGTGATATCGAACAGGGCAACTTCTGCCTCGGTCTCCCCGGTGTATCCTATCACGACCCCGATCGGCGTGCGGTGCAGGCCCTTGATGCGCTTCTCGGTGGTGGGATGTCGTCGCGATTGTTTCAGACGATTCGTGAAGAGCACGGTTTGAGCTACAACATCGGTTCCTATCACAACGAGTTTGCCGATACCGGTATGTGGGTAATCTATGCCGGGGTCGAACCTGATGCGTTACGTGATGCCGTCGCAATGACGCGAGCTATCATCCGCGATGTGGTTGAGCACGGTCCTACCGATCAAGAACTCACAACCGTGAAGGAGCAGCTTAAAGGGAGTTTGTTGCTCTCGCTCGAGGATACCTGGGCTATCGCCTCACGAAACGCAACCAGCCTGCTCCGCTACCAAACAGTGCCATCGGTTGAACAGATTATCGCCGAGATCGATGCCTTGACCCTTGCCGATCTCCAGCGCGCCGCGCATCGTTTACTATCCACCAATCAACAATGGTTGGCAGTGGTTGGCCCATACGCCGAGGATGACGAGGCCGATCTGCAAGCCTTGTTAGAGGAGTAA